The following are from one region of the Paraglaciecola sp. L1A13 genome:
- the rnk gene encoding nucleoside diphosphate kinase regulator, translating into MDTQPDIIISTADLAELEFQLERSKLPPEVIRAIENELDRATIVACKDLPQDVVAIGSQVTFKILDTQRTFTKTLCLPADTIKFEDSISVFAPIGSALIGLSTGQCIKWQTQRGEQSVEIINVDSKKR; encoded by the coding sequence ATGGATACACAACCAGACATCATTATTTCAACGGCTGATTTAGCTGAATTAGAGTTTCAACTTGAGCGTTCAAAATTGCCACCTGAGGTCATTCGTGCGATTGAGAATGAACTAGACCGGGCGACGATTGTTGCCTGCAAAGACTTACCCCAAGACGTCGTTGCGATCGGTAGCCAGGTAACCTTTAAAATATTGGATACCCAACGAACGTTTACCAAAACCCTATGTTTACCAGCGGACACTATCAAGTTCGAAGACAGTATTTCGGTGTTTGCTCCTATCGGTTCGGCATTAATCGGTTTGAGCACAGGCCAGTGTATTAAATGGCAAACCCAAAGGGGTGAGCAATCGGTGGAAATTATTAATGTAGACAGTAAGAAACGTTAG
- a CDS encoding glycosyltransferase, translated as MKILIGMTRSDTVVSGSFKHICQIGEKFRQEGAEVIYAIGGNGEAIDKLRDSGFQVHALTGLKRDLSPISDLLSLLKLVWLILAEKPQVCSWHTAKIGALGRIAAMLTFKRSYYVPHGVPFVNTPENKGYEKYQLLEKTLSVLPSTIIGVCEFDKNEYLRIGVPDKKLLVIRNGMLGISNDNWQLSDDPVHFITAARFEDQKDYATLAEACQQLLADDKAFILSIYGDGQYEEQVKSYFANFPTGMINFCGVVDNFAEKLAEADVFVLSSFWEGLPRSIIEAMACKKAVVTSDVGGCSELIVEHKSGYLVPIRDAEVMTSSMAEYIDDKQKIVDHGIEAYELYKQKYSLPVMLESYSEEYGVIGAKHQASARQEA; from the coding sequence ATGAAAATTTTAATAGGAATGACACGTTCAGATACAGTGGTATCAGGCTCTTTTAAGCACATTTGTCAAATTGGTGAAAAATTTCGTCAAGAGGGTGCTGAAGTAATTTATGCAATTGGCGGGAATGGAGAAGCGATTGATAAATTACGTGATTCAGGCTTTCAGGTGCATGCATTAACGGGTTTGAAACGGGATTTGAGCCCGATAAGCGATTTACTGTCATTACTTAAATTGGTTTGGCTTATTCTCGCTGAAAAACCACAAGTTTGCTCATGGCATACCGCAAAAATAGGCGCATTAGGGCGTATCGCGGCAATGTTAACATTTAAGCGCTCCTACTATGTGCCACATGGTGTGCCCTTTGTTAATACACCTGAAAACAAAGGGTATGAAAAATATCAGTTACTTGAAAAAACATTATCAGTTTTACCTTCGACCATTATTGGTGTTTGTGAGTTTGATAAAAATGAATACCTGCGTATTGGCGTACCGGATAAAAAGTTATTAGTGATACGCAATGGTATGCTGGGTATCAGTAACGATAATTGGCAGTTAAGCGATGATCCCGTTCATTTTATTACCGCAGCGCGTTTTGAAGATCAAAAAGACTACGCGACGCTAGCGGAAGCTTGTCAGCAATTATTAGCAGATGATAAAGCCTTTATTTTAAGCATATACGGAGACGGACAGTACGAAGAACAGGTAAAATCTTATTTTGCTAACTTCCCAACTGGTATGATTAATTTTTGTGGCGTGGTCGATAATTTCGCAGAAAAACTAGCTGAGGCAGATGTATTTGTATTATCCAGTTTTTGGGAAGGTTTACCGCGCAGTATTATCGAAGCAATGGCATGTAAAAAAGCGGTAGTCACATCAGATGTAGGTGGTTGTTCTGAACTCATTGTTGAACACAAATCTGGCTACTTAGTCCCGATTCGTGATGCTGAAGTGATGACAAGTTCGATGGCGGAATATATAGATGATAAACAAAAAATTGTTGATCACGGTATTGAAGCGTATGAATTATATAAGCAAAAGTATTCATTGCCTGTCATGTTAGAAAGTTACTCAGAAGAGTATGGCGTCATTGGTGCTAAGCATCAAGCTAGCGCCCGACAGGAAGCATAA
- a CDS encoding DUF2798 domain-containing protein has product MQSTIKKILVIITMVMVLGGLFTGILTYSNIGFTDVFVRQWALSFVQAVSVLFPMGVGVMWVINKVVEAFFSSFSAVHKNLIFGSGMAICMEAIMALSTTYSNIGMRDLALFSEAFLASYLMVLPVALILSPVMTLLIKPKLEVFLAS; this is encoded by the coding sequence ATGCAAAGCACGATAAAAAAAATTTTGGTCATTATCACTATGGTCATGGTGCTTGGTGGGCTGTTCACAGGGATCTTGACCTATTCGAACATTGGCTTTACTGATGTTTTCGTTCGCCAATGGGCGCTCTCTTTTGTTCAGGCTGTGAGTGTGCTTTTTCCCATGGGCGTCGGCGTGATGTGGGTCATAAATAAGGTGGTAGAGGCATTTTTTAGCAGCTTTTCCGCTGTACACAAAAACCTGATTTTTGGATCAGGAATGGCAATCTGCATGGAGGCCATTATGGCCCTAAGCACTACGTATAGTAATATCGGAATGAGGGATTTAGCGCTATTCAGTGAAGCGTTTTTAGCCAGCTATTTAATGGTATTGCCCGTGGCATTAATCTTATCACCTGTGATGACCCTATTGATAAAACCTAAGTTAGAAGTGTTTCTTGCAAGCTAG
- a CDS encoding undecaprenyl-phosphate glucose phosphotransferase: MVLQNGLIKNNINKFATFYRLTDLLFIKLALVMALSIFQIHYTQDFFVLFLISIIGFSITAEMLALYRSWRDGAFKEIVFNTLLSWSLSFVLILLYLFWDQSNADLSRGAISAWFLLTGILLIIWRGCFSLFLRRIRSKGLNTRNVAIIGLTTEGENLAREILANPQTGYRLTAIYDDRDLERLPETYHGMINGKVDDGVDHARLNEFDVVYIALPLSAEKRITAILQLLGNTTVNVQLVPNLYMFSIMSASMAHVRNIQTISVFCNPMRGSYALTKRIEDILLASAILLLISIPLLIIAIAVKTTSKGPIIFKQRRYGLNGKDIKVYKFRSMTVTENSDVVTQATKNDVRITKLGAFLRRTSLDELPQFVNVLQGKMSVVGPRPHAAAHNEEYRKAVAYYMLRHKIRPGITGWAQINGWRGETDTIEKMEMRIKYDLDYIRRWSLWMDAKIVFFTIFRSFTDKNAY; encoded by the coding sequence ATGGTCCTACAAAATGGTCTTATCAAAAATAACATTAATAAGTTTGCGACTTTCTATCGACTGACCGATTTATTGTTTATAAAGCTTGCTTTGGTGATGGCGTTATCAATTTTTCAAATCCACTACACGCAAGACTTTTTTGTACTTTTCCTTATTTCTATTATTGGCTTTTCTATTACAGCTGAAATGCTGGCGCTATATCGTTCATGGCGTGATGGCGCTTTCAAAGAGATTGTTTTTAATACTTTGCTGTCTTGGTCGCTGTCTTTCGTTCTTATTTTGCTCTATCTCTTTTGGGACCAATCGAATGCGGATCTTTCAAGAGGCGCAATTTCTGCCTGGTTTTTATTAACAGGGATTCTGTTAATAATTTGGCGAGGATGTTTCAGTTTATTCTTACGTCGTATACGCAGTAAAGGTTTAAACACCCGGAACGTAGCTATTATTGGGTTAACTACCGAAGGAGAAAATCTTGCAAGAGAAATACTTGCCAATCCGCAAACTGGCTACCGTTTAACCGCCATTTATGATGACAGAGACTTAGAACGCCTACCGGAAACCTACCACGGAATGATAAACGGTAAAGTTGACGATGGAGTTGACCACGCGCGTTTAAACGAATTTGATGTTGTGTACATAGCCTTACCGTTATCGGCTGAAAAACGCATCACCGCTATTTTACAATTACTGGGCAATACCACGGTTAATGTTCAGCTTGTGCCTAACTTATATATGTTCAGTATTATGAGTGCCTCGATGGCGCATGTAAGAAACATTCAAACAATAAGCGTGTTTTGCAACCCCATGCGCGGTTCGTATGCGTTAACTAAACGTATTGAAGATATCTTACTCGCGAGCGCCATTTTACTGCTCATTAGTATTCCGTTATTGATAATTGCGATTGCGGTGAAGACCACTTCGAAAGGGCCCATTATCTTTAAACAACGTCGTTACGGCCTGAATGGTAAAGACATTAAGGTGTATAAATTCCGCTCAATGACCGTAACAGAAAATTCTGATGTTGTTACCCAAGCGACAAAGAATGATGTGCGCATCACCAAGCTTGGTGCGTTTCTTCGTCGCACATCTCTCGATGAATTACCGCAATTTGTTAACGTATTGCAAGGCAAAATGTCAGTTGTTGGGCCGCGACCGCATGCCGCTGCACACAACGAGGAATATCGCAAAGCTGTGGCTTACTACATGCTGCGTCACAAAATTAGGCCTGGCATTACCGGTTGGGCACAAATTAATGGTTGGCGTGGTGAGACAGACACAATAGAGAAAATGGAAATGCGCATCAAATACGACCTAGATTATATTCGTAGGTGGTCTTTATGGATGGACGCAAAAATCGTCTTCTTTACTATTTTCCGTTCATTTACAGACAAAAACGCTTATTAA
- a CDS encoding flavin monoamine oxidase family protein — MKRTTITRRELLGWIGKTAGVAVMYQAMSSLSLAAESTFKPGFKLSKAPKGASILVLGAGVAGMTAAYELRKAGYKVQILEYNERAGGRCWTIRGGDSFTELGGETQHCKFEDGGYLNPGPWRIPYHHHGILHYCHEFGVKLESFVQVNYNAMVHSSEAFGGKPKRYREVQADYQGHVGELLAKCVDQGSLDQSITPEDRLKLLESLRNWAGLDKSGIYRKSLESSLKRGFAVHAGGGLMPKAVPSDPIDFSALLQSDLWKTISQGQQNEHQTQIFQPVGGMDGVAKGFERQVKDLITYQAKVTKIQQDDKGVAVTYVDLNTGKEQSATADYCVCTIPLSVLSQIPVNVSGKMQQGIRSVPYNAAVKFGLQFKRRFWEQDEAIYGGISYTDQPIRNISYPSDNFGSKGKGVLLGGYMWGAPNAFEFTSMTPAERVKKAVEMGAKIHPQYLEEFDSGIAVGWHRVPWTHGCCGVWTPETRETHYDNLCQIDGRMVLAGEHLSYLNAWQEGAILSALDATERLHKHITSAEVAA, encoded by the coding sequence ATGAAGAGAACAACAATAACACGTAGAGAGTTACTTGGGTGGATTGGCAAGACGGCAGGGGTTGCCGTTATGTATCAAGCAATGTCTTCTCTAAGCTTAGCCGCTGAATCTACTTTCAAACCCGGCTTTAAATTATCCAAAGCCCCAAAAGGCGCAAGTATTCTAGTATTGGGAGCAGGTGTCGCAGGCATGACAGCCGCTTATGAATTGCGTAAAGCTGGCTATAAAGTGCAAATTCTTGAGTATAATGAGCGAGCAGGCGGACGTTGCTGGACCATTCGAGGCGGCGACAGTTTTACTGAATTAGGTGGCGAAACACAGCACTGTAAATTTGAAGACGGCGGTTACCTCAATCCCGGCCCTTGGCGTATCCCCTATCATCATCACGGTATATTACATTACTGCCACGAATTCGGCGTCAAGTTGGAAAGCTTCGTACAGGTGAATTATAACGCCATGGTGCACTCAAGCGAGGCATTTGGTGGCAAACCAAAACGTTACCGTGAAGTACAAGCTGATTATCAAGGACACGTGGGAGAGTTACTCGCAAAATGTGTCGATCAAGGATCTTTAGATCAAAGCATAACCCCCGAAGATAGACTCAAGTTACTGGAGTCACTGCGTAATTGGGCCGGATTAGATAAGTCAGGGATCTACCGTAAATCCCTTGAAAGCAGTTTAAAACGAGGTTTCGCTGTGCATGCTGGCGGCGGATTAATGCCCAAAGCTGTACCGTCTGACCCAATTGATTTTTCAGCTCTGCTTCAATCTGACCTGTGGAAGACTATTTCACAAGGTCAACAAAACGAGCACCAAACCCAAATATTTCAGCCTGTCGGTGGCATGGATGGCGTCGCAAAAGGCTTTGAACGTCAAGTTAAAGATCTCATCACCTATCAGGCCAAAGTCACAAAAATACAGCAAGATGACAAAGGCGTTGCCGTCACTTATGTAGACTTAAACACTGGCAAAGAGCAAAGCGCCACCGCTGATTATTGTGTATGTACTATTCCTTTATCAGTGCTTAGCCAAATCCCCGTTAATGTCAGCGGTAAAATGCAGCAAGGTATTCGTTCCGTTCCTTACAATGCAGCTGTTAAATTCGGCTTACAATTTAAGCGTCGCTTTTGGGAGCAGGATGAAGCGATTTATGGTGGCATTTCGTACACCGACCAACCCATTCGAAATATTTCCTATCCTAGTGACAACTTTGGCAGTAAAGGCAAAGGTGTATTGCTTGGGGGCTATATGTGGGGCGCACCGAACGCCTTCGAATTTACCTCAATGACACCTGCGGAGCGCGTTAAAAAAGCAGTCGAAATGGGCGCAAAGATCCATCCTCAGTATTTGGAAGAGTTCGATAGTGGCATAGCCGTTGGTTGGCATCGAGTCCCTTGGACCCATGGATGTTGCGGCGTATGGACGCCTGAAACACGCGAAACCCATTATGATAATTTATGCCAAATAGACGGGCGAATGGTGTTAGCGGGCGAGCATTTATCTTATTTAAACGCTTGGCAAGAAGGCGCTATTTTGTCAGCACTAGATGCGACCGAACGATTACACAAACACATTACATCCGCTGAGGTGGCCGCCTAA
- a CDS encoding NAD-dependent epimerase: protein MKYLVTGAAGFIGNFVAEKLCEQGHTVVGIDNLNDYYDPNLKLARLERIAHFDNFTFIKIDIADREGIAKLFADEKFERVIHLAAQAGVRYSIENPMAYIDSNLVGMATILEGCRHNKVQHLVYASSSSVYGMNEKMPFSTEDAVDHPVSLYAATKKSNELMAHSYSHLYDLPTTGLRFFTVYGPWGRPDMAPFLFTDAILNDREIKVFNHGKMKRDFTYIDDIVEGIIRIQDVVPQRNAENPNTSPSSSKAPYKVFNIGNNEPIALMTFIEAIEKASGKEAKKNFLPMQPGDVPATFADIDSLKEEVGFKPDTKIEYGMQQFVDWYIAYNSMGSI from the coding sequence ATGAAATACTTAGTAACCGGCGCAGCTGGTTTTATTGGTAATTTTGTTGCTGAAAAGTTATGTGAACAAGGCCATACAGTCGTTGGTATAGATAACCTAAACGATTATTACGACCCTAATTTAAAGCTCGCTCGCTTGGAGCGAATTGCACATTTCGATAATTTTACGTTTATTAAAATCGATATAGCTGACAGAGAGGGTATCGCTAAATTATTTGCCGATGAGAAATTCGAACGCGTTATACATTTGGCCGCTCAAGCAGGTGTGCGTTATTCAATTGAAAACCCAATGGCGTACATTGATTCAAATTTAGTGGGTATGGCCACCATTCTTGAGGGTTGCCGGCATAATAAAGTACAGCATTTGGTCTATGCGTCATCTAGTTCGGTATACGGCATGAACGAAAAGATGCCGTTTTCCACCGAAGACGCAGTCGATCATCCGGTATCACTGTATGCGGCGACAAAAAAATCGAATGAATTAATGGCACACAGCTACAGTCATTTATACGACTTACCCACAACAGGGTTGCGCTTTTTCACTGTGTATGGTCCTTGGGGCCGCCCCGACATGGCGCCGTTCTTGTTTACGGATGCAATATTGAATGACCGCGAAATCAAAGTATTTAATCATGGCAAAATGAAGCGCGATTTCACTTACATTGACGACATTGTTGAAGGCATTATTCGCATTCAAGACGTAGTACCACAGCGTAATGCTGAAAACCCCAATACGTCACCGTCTTCAAGCAAAGCACCTTATAAAGTGTTTAACATCGGGAATAACGAACCCATCGCACTAATGACCTTTATTGAAGCGATTGAAAAAGCGTCCGGGAAAGAAGCTAAAAAGAATTTCTTACCCATGCAACCGGGCGATGTCCCTGCCACGTTTGCTGATATTGACAGTTTGAAAGAAGAAGTTGGGTTTAAACCTGATACAAAGATTGAATATGGCATGCAGCAGTTTGTTGATTGGTATATTGCTTATAACAGTATGGGCAGTATTTGA
- a CDS encoding cytochrome c: MKSSIKRLTVFTTLLLASSTFSLNNYAANDASEHQDVTISNARHFEEQGGEAIFKSVCQGCHMSDAKGAKGVAQYPALASDTNLAGAPYPIYMVLKGQGAMPGFASVMSDQQIADVVNYVRSHFGNQYEDLVQVTDVKSLR, encoded by the coding sequence ATGAAATCAAGCATAAAAAGATTAACGGTATTCACTACTCTGCTGTTAGCCAGCAGCACCTTTTCCCTCAATAACTATGCAGCAAACGATGCGAGTGAACATCAAGATGTCACAATATCGAATGCTAGACATTTTGAAGAACAAGGCGGTGAAGCAATCTTTAAATCGGTATGCCAGGGGTGCCATATGTCAGATGCTAAAGGTGCCAAGGGTGTTGCTCAATACCCGGCACTCGCCAGCGACACCAATCTGGCCGGCGCGCCTTATCCGATTTATATGGTATTAAAAGGCCAAGGTGCAATGCCTGGCTTTGCCTCCGTAATGTCTGATCAGCAGATAGCTGATGTCGTAAACTACGTGCGAAGCCATTTTGGTAATCAATATGAAGATCTAGTGCAAGTTACTGACGTGAAAAGTTTGCGTTAA
- a CDS encoding GreA/GreB family elongation factor has protein sequence MHIFRFCKTLICPPNSVFQDASHRILLNPLALCLLLNRLEFCDSQASRLENRVRVGCTVTLRNVLSQEMLTLRIVKDEKARPAEGIVLFTSMIGVALLGLRCGDVAQVKTSQGELEWELIAVNHSATDLSI, from the coding sequence ATGCATATTTTTAGGTTTTGCAAAACCTTAATTTGCCCACCCAATTCTGTGTTTCAAGACGCTAGCCATCGGATCTTGCTGAATCCTTTGGCGCTATGTTTGTTACTTAATCGCCTGGAGTTTTGCGACAGTCAAGCTTCGCGTTTGGAAAATCGTGTTCGAGTTGGCTGCACTGTGACATTAAGAAATGTGCTTAGCCAAGAGATGCTAACGCTACGAATAGTGAAAGATGAAAAAGCCCGCCCAGCAGAGGGCATTGTGTTATTCACATCAATGATCGGTGTAGCGCTATTAGGGCTTCGCTGTGGAGATGTGGCGCAAGTGAAAACATCGCAAGGAGAGCTTGAATGGGAGCTTATTGCGGTGAATCACAGTGCTACAGATTTGAGCATTTAA
- a CDS encoding glycosyltransferase family 2 protein, translating to MTVIDEINEKVSIITPVYNGESFIDKCYECVAAQTYPNIEWVVINDGSQDKSLSKLETLAKSYSNIHIVDQKNAGAAEARRAGALKAQGEYIVYLDIDDTISENAIELALEKFTKNIDVVLFTQVKVGGGEPVPFNMFTDSWPQSGDDVFKSCIDGWGAHSFGVYRKSIFLSAYSFLDSFEDMSKTYKDELLSRIIFTQSRMIDYCKGTYFYDLNDESVSKKFNPDYFLIANNVHALDKYLLSQNKNISIERMYSRLFFDLLGRYIKWRKQLTNKNDWQNALKTLAQNISITKDITNSVRKSEFKKMPPRILFLSVYKTASLVRRL from the coding sequence ATGACGGTAATAGACGAAATCAATGAAAAAGTCTCCATTATTACACCAGTGTATAACGGCGAGTCTTTTATTGATAAATGCTATGAGTGCGTTGCAGCTCAAACATACCCGAATATTGAGTGGGTTGTTATAAATGATGGCTCTCAAGATAAATCATTATCAAAGCTTGAAACGTTAGCTAAAAGTTATTCAAACATTCATATTGTGGATCAAAAAAATGCCGGTGCAGCAGAAGCTCGCCGAGCAGGTGCTTTAAAAGCGCAGGGTGAATACATCGTATATCTAGATATAGATGACACTATTTCTGAAAATGCGATCGAGTTGGCACTTGAAAAATTTACGAAAAATATTGATGTTGTATTATTCACCCAGGTGAAAGTTGGCGGAGGTGAGCCAGTCCCGTTTAATATGTTCACTGATTCTTGGCCTCAATCTGGGGATGATGTCTTTAAATCTTGCATAGATGGTTGGGGAGCACATAGTTTCGGCGTATATAGAAAGTCGATATTTCTTTCTGCCTACTCATTCTTAGATAGTTTTGAAGATATGAGCAAAACCTACAAAGATGAATTATTGTCTCGTATTATTTTTACGCAATCGAGAATGATCGATTACTGTAAAGGTACTTACTTTTATGACTTAAATGATGAGTCAGTGAGTAAAAAGTTTAATCCTGATTACTTTCTTATTGCCAATAACGTTCACGCGCTTGATAAATACTTATTATCCCAAAATAAAAATATTAGCATTGAACGAATGTATAGCCGGCTGTTTTTTGATCTCTTGGGGCGTTATATAAAATGGCGCAAACAGTTGACGAATAAAAACGACTGGCAAAACGCGCTAAAAACGTTAGCCCAAAATATATCAATTACCAAAGACATTACTAATTCGGTTAGAAAATCAGAATTTAAAAAAATGCCACCTCGTATTCTTTTTTTATCAGTATATAAAACTGCCTCTTTAGTCAGGAGGTTATAA
- a CDS encoding oligosaccharide flippase family protein codes for MSENRSVVSGIGTMAALTISSKLVRLFILMVTARFLTPEDFGVVAAFTMVFGFAYLVADMGILRTVIQRPLISERHIGSALGLSVGLCTLVSITLIFLGTSIADILTIEEIGLPLKVSSLMFLLLGVSNICSALLQRGGNILFIGKVQAFGTITGNVFVTVPLLYFDIGYWAIIIGLWVSELISILFILQKGWGNLRYKIYKKELVEISKYASAFFFNNTLGLLSQQLDIAIVSRFLGSATLGNYSRAMQLVDFPNQIYLLVVDRVVFPVMAAMKSEKDKLVVFFLQSLSLLSLALTLGSILLIVGAHEIVLIMMGSQWGVVGDLLQILASCIIFRALSSFMDSFLAAYDLVKILTIKQVTSLFILLFSVWFGLDYGVIGVAYAVVIASILRFLLTLMFIIMYTRITCYQLINKFSPSLFSAFFIIALYLMISKISILSGLLGGIVTILIFLIFCAIKPLGLFLTDKGAVFIKQKKANL; via the coding sequence ATGTCTGAAAATCGGTCAGTGGTATCTGGCATAGGGACAATGGCTGCTTTAACTATTTCGTCAAAGTTAGTTAGATTATTCATTCTAATGGTGACTGCGCGCTTTCTTACCCCTGAAGACTTCGGTGTCGTGGCTGCTTTTACTATGGTTTTCGGATTTGCGTACCTTGTCGCCGACATGGGAATACTAAGAACCGTTATACAACGCCCTTTAATCAGCGAGCGTCATATAGGCAGCGCACTAGGTTTATCTGTTGGGCTATGCACATTAGTGAGTATTACACTTATTTTTCTAGGTACTTCTATTGCTGACATATTAACGATTGAAGAAATTGGCTTGCCATTAAAAGTTTCCAGTTTGATGTTTCTATTACTTGGAGTGAGCAATATTTGCTCTGCTTTATTACAACGCGGTGGGAACATTCTTTTTATAGGAAAAGTGCAGGCATTTGGCACTATTACGGGTAATGTTTTTGTAACCGTACCCTTGCTCTACTTCGATATAGGTTATTGGGCGATCATTATCGGTTTATGGGTTTCAGAGTTAATTTCTATTTTATTTATATTGCAAAAAGGGTGGGGAAACCTGCGCTATAAAATTTATAAAAAAGAATTGGTTGAGATTAGCAAATATGCTTCTGCATTTTTCTTTAATAATACATTGGGTTTACTTAGCCAACAATTAGACATTGCCATTGTAAGCCGATTTTTAGGAAGTGCCACGCTCGGAAATTATTCTAGGGCAATGCAACTTGTCGATTTTCCTAATCAGATATATTTACTTGTTGTAGATCGTGTTGTATTTCCAGTTATGGCAGCAATGAAGTCCGAGAAAGATAAATTGGTAGTCTTTTTTTTACAGTCCCTGTCATTATTAAGTTTGGCCCTAACACTTGGTTCGATTCTTTTAATTGTTGGGGCTCACGAAATTGTACTTATTATGATGGGAAGTCAGTGGGGAGTAGTCGGTGATTTATTACAGATACTTGCAAGCTGTATTATTTTTAGAGCCCTATCTTCATTTATGGATTCATTCTTAGCTGCTTACGACTTAGTGAAAATATTAACAATTAAGCAAGTTACTTCATTGTTTATATTACTTTTTTCAGTTTGGTTTGGTCTCGACTATGGCGTGATTGGAGTCGCTTATGCTGTTGTTATCGCCAGTATTTTACGATTTTTATTAACGCTCATGTTTATAATTATGTACACAAGAATAACTTGTTATCAATTAATTAATAAATTCTCACCATCTCTATTTTCTGCTTTTTTTATAATTGCCCTTTACCTAATGATATCCAAAATTTCAATACTCTCAGGACTTTTAGGAGGGATAGTCACTATTTTAATTTTTCTAATCTTTTGTGCGATAAAGCCCTTGGGGCTATTCCTTACAGACAAAGGGGCCGTTTTCATTAAGCAGAAGAAAGCAAATTTATAA
- the gdhA gene encoding NADP-specific glutamate dehydrogenase, with amino-acid sequence MTYIQRTITDLKCSSPAQAEFYQAVEEVLSSLEPLLETNSHYRKQAIIQRIVEPERQIMFRVPWVDDKGDIQVNKGYRVEFNSALGPYKGGLRFHPSVNAGIVKFLGFEQIFKNALTGLPIGGAKGGANFDPRGRSDAEIMRFCQSFMSELYRHIGPTCDVPAGDIGVGAREIGYMFGQYKRLTGRYEGVFTGKSLLWGGSLVRKEATGYGAVYFADYMLEERGDNLQGKRCLVSGAGNVAIYAMEKLYQLGATPVSCSDSSGTLYHESGIDLRLIKRLKEGRRCDLLEYIDTYPEAVHTPVNEYPADGHSVWRYSADAAFPCATQNELTLADAKALLENGCQLVSEGANMPSTHEAVDAFLAAGIAYGPGKAANAGGVATSQLEMAQNASMQTWTFEQVDQRLKQIMKNIFLVASETAKEFDHDGNLVLGANIAGFRRVADAMIQQGVV; translated from the coding sequence ATGACTTATATTCAAAGAACGATAACAGATTTAAAGTGCAGTAGTCCGGCGCAGGCGGAGTTTTATCAAGCCGTAGAGGAAGTACTGAGCTCGTTGGAGCCGCTCTTAGAAACGAACAGCCATTACAGGAAACAAGCAATAATTCAACGCATAGTTGAGCCAGAAAGGCAGATCATGTTCCGCGTTCCTTGGGTCGATGACAAAGGCGACATTCAAGTCAACAAAGGTTATCGGGTGGAGTTTAATTCTGCGCTTGGTCCATACAAAGGAGGATTAAGATTTCATCCTTCTGTGAATGCGGGGATTGTAAAATTTCTAGGTTTCGAGCAAATATTTAAAAATGCCCTGACCGGATTACCCATTGGCGGTGCAAAAGGTGGTGCTAATTTCGATCCTAGGGGGCGCTCGGATGCTGAGATTATGCGCTTTTGTCAATCCTTTATGAGTGAGCTTTATCGACATATTGGGCCCACATGCGATGTTCCCGCTGGGGATATCGGTGTGGGTGCGCGGGAAATTGGCTACATGTTTGGTCAGTACAAACGCCTAACTGGTCGCTACGAAGGAGTGTTCACTGGTAAGAGCTTATTGTGGGGAGGATCGTTAGTGCGTAAGGAAGCCACAGGCTATGGCGCGGTGTACTTTGCTGATTATATGCTGGAAGAAAGAGGAGACAACTTACAAGGGAAGCGCTGTTTAGTTTCAGGGGCTGGCAATGTGGCCATTTATGCGATGGAGAAACTCTATCAACTAGGGGCTACACCCGTTAGTTGTAGCGACTCATCCGGTACGCTTTATCATGAAAGTGGAATTGACTTAAGATTGATAAAAAGACTTAAAGAGGGGCGACGCTGCGATTTGCTTGAATATATTGATACCTATCCCGAGGCAGTACATACCCCAGTTAATGAATATCCAGCGGATGGTCATAGTGTATGGCGTTATAGCGCAGATGCCGCGTTTCCTTGTGCAACCCAAAATGAACTCACTCTCGCAGACGCTAAGGCGTTATTGGAAAATGGCTGTCAATTGGTCAGCGAAGGGGCAAATATGCCTTCAACGCATGAGGCCGTAGATGCATTCTTAGCTGCAGGTATTGCTTATGGGCCGGGCAAGGCTGCCAATGCCGGAGGTGTCGCAACCAGTCAATTAGAAATGGCGCAAAATGCCAGTATGCAAACCTGGACGTTCGAGCAGGTGGATCAGCGACTTAAGCAGATTATGAAGAATATATTTTTAGTGGCCAGTGAAACTGCCAAAGAATTTGATCACGATGGTAATCTGGTATTAGGTGCCAATATTGCGGGTTTTCGCCGAGTGGCTGATGCGATGATCCAGCAAGGTGTAGTTTAG